In Lycium ferocissimum isolate CSIRO_LF1 chromosome 3, AGI_CSIRO_Lferr_CH_V1, whole genome shotgun sequence, the genomic window TAACCCTTGTAGAAGTAACCCCCATTACTTTATGACTACTACTCCCGCACTTTATTTCCATAACCCCCAAATAGTTACTACCCATGTTTATGACACACCCTTCGGTGTTCTCAATGTAATCCTATATATAGTTGAGTTGTATGTAATAGTTTGACACACTTGGAACACATTTGGATGAATAAGAAATCTCTCCTCTCTTGTCTCtctatttctattgttttcatCCTTTACTATACTAACtcttttagaatgattttacaATATCAACTATAAAGtataactaaatattttttgaaaagaaagttttaaaaaacaaaaaaaaaaaaaaaaaaaaaaggcaaaaactTTGTATGTCCAGATGGaacataattatttttatttaaatttaattatgaaaaatattatttatactaGTGTTTTTGAATGggttatttgaaaataattgaaaCATTAAGGTGTcttttggccataaaaattattcacttttttccggaattttttttcactttttctgaatcagcgtttggccatgaaaattctgCCAATACAACTTGAGTAAAGttttccggaataccaaaaactcaaaactgtttttcaaaaaaaaattcactttttttacttttttacaactacatttcaccaaaaactacaatttcaaaaactatggccaaacacaactccaactccaaaatcccaaaaaaaaaaaatgattttttttttttttttttgtatttatggtcAAACGGCACCTAAAAGTCCAAATTCTTAACATCATCATTCTCAAATTCCGCAATCTTTTCAGGACATAGAAAATGTTAAATCGAAAGGAATATATTAGTATAACACTAGTGGCACgtggcccgtgctaagcccgggccaaaaactaagattaaaaattatatttataattattttttatttttttgcagcTCTTTGTGACATTAAGTTATTGAAAAATTAGTTCGATGTTTGTGCAAACTCTTAAAAACCAAAGACTTTTAAACATTTAAATTGTGCAAAAGTATTCAAAAATTGAACAAAGACTATTTTTTCGTAactttaggttttttttttttttttttttttttaaaccttcAAGCAAATACATGACACAaagtctttttttatatttgttggACTTTATTTAGGATTTAGATTTTGATAATTTCTTAAAATCCAACTTAGCCATagcaaacatttttttttctcaaaaatgaagaaatacacTTTGGTTCAAGGGACATCAAGTATATATGTAACATTTATTTTTTGCTAAGATTTTAATGAAGCTACTTATAGATAAAGATAATacgtaaaataaaataaaataaaaatttatactcTACTATTATTTGTAGATGTTATTTTCaattaaattatacaaaatatattgaaaatatgaagaagaTTAATTACTTTTCTTAATGTAACTAAACTTCCTTTTGCTTTCCAAAAACCTATGCAATGAGaaaatgccatttttttttcttttgttagtttaagtggaatattatttataaaatgtatattctaatcattttcttaaacataaatgaagcttcaatgcttcatgatttatttaatcatgtttttctATACTAAACAAACATTGcctgaccttttttttttgacccccaacaaaaaaaaaaaaaagatactaaAAGTATGTAAAGACTTCTCTACTTTTTGTAAAAGTTTGTTTGACATTATTactggaaaataaaaaattaattatatatttttcaaacattttAACTACTCCATCAAGTTGCATTGTCTGTTATGTTATCATTTAAAAACTATGTAAAATTTAAATACACATGCATTagattcaaaaagaaaattataatacCACAAATATTATCCGAAAAAGCAAGTTAATTTTGTCAAGCATGAATGATATACCTAATCAACTTACAAACAAACCCAACATGCTGATGAAAAGATTCAAATTTCAGTACCGTTAACAAATATGTTAgataaacaaattaaattatGCAACAATATCTAATACAAACAAAGATCaattttatttgataaattTCTAAAGCTTCACACAGAACAATTAAAGAATatataagttattaattagagAACTTTCAATCCTTGTGTGCAATACATGTTTTAATTATGGCCTAGTGACGTGTATCTTTTACTCCCTTTGTCCATTTTATTTGTCCGGTATTGAGTTGGCACACCCTTTAAGGGATAATAAAACAAATGACAATTATACTATATCAATCTTTGAATTTAATAAATTCAATGTCTTTGGGAAATGCATTGGAAATGACTATagttaataataagggtaaattaTGAACAATAAATTTTGTCTTGATTTATTAAACTCGACATCAATTTTTAGTgtagtgaacaagtaaaagtggacggtGAGAATAGTTAATATTATCACAGTACAAAATTTCTTAAACGTTTTAAAAAGGACCtcgaaatattttaaattaccgAAATGGATGTGGTTGCCTAAGTACTcactctgtctcaatttatgtggcactttttgGATTTCGAAATTCAAATAAGTCTTTCTTTGacgtatatttttatatatcttttaaatattttaaattatcaagtattatgacttataatactttttacgtagtttcctagtatgtaaatattatttcaaaagaTTTAAAGATTTCATGCCTAAATTCACGATCAAAATTAAACTTGTTTGACTGTCAAAATTTCAATTGTGCACATAAATTACAAcagaaatataataataaaagtaaaaatgagGAATATGAAGAACATATCACACTGCTGATAAAAAGATTAGTCTAGGGGATAGTAGCTCAAGCAATAAAGGACAAATTTGGGGCAAATTAATAGGAGGGAGCCTTTTGGTTGAAAGCCCGGTTGGAATCCAACCAAGGACGATAAATTATTTGGATCGTCTCTTATTACATCATTTGACTGTCAAATTTCAATTGTGCAcataaattgcaacaaaaagagcattaaagaaatataataataaaagtaaaaatgagGCATACGAAGTActagcccgtttggattggcttataagttgcttataagttgtttataAAACATTTTAAGTTGATGTTGGTTTATAAGTTAAAGTTAATTAGTaagacttagcttatctaaaagTTATAAAGTTGAAAAGCGACGAGCCAAAAAATATAGTTAGACTACTGAGTGTTTAAGTTACGTATATAGGCAAGCGTCAAACGACTCATATCATATCTAATAAAAATTAGTCCAGGGGATAGTAGCTCAAAAATAATGGACAAATTTGGGGCAAATTAATAGGAGCGAGCCTTTTGGTTGAAATTTAAATCCAACCAAGGACGACAAATTATTTGGATCGTCTCTTATTACATATACTAGTTCAATGAGGCGgttgataaaaataataattttaattaaaaaatatagttACTTGTGTCACATTTTTTTACTGCAAATTTAATCTAATGGTAGATTAATCatttgttgttgataagttttGTGGATAAAATTGTTCACaaaatcttcttttctttgattTAAAAATTAGCTAGGAAAATCAATTACATGAGAATTTCTTGATTCAATACGAATAAAATATGACATCATACAATGACCAAAATTAAAGGTAGTTTGAACTTCTTCAAAGTGATTATTGAAATATTTGTTTCTCTAATATCATATcactttaagaaataaaaagatttttgaaatttatgatttaaaacAATCTTGAACATTTTATTATTAcatataaattatttcatttagggcaaaagaaaattttcaagttaaattgtttctaattataaaaaggtaattttttttaatagattaaaaaagaaaataataccacataaattgaagCCCCTGATGAATAAGAGATAAAGAAGAAATCCAAAAAAATTACACTTTTTACCAAAGGCCAACGTAAATTGTGTTAAGAAAATCAATGATGGAAAAATGAgaacacaaaagaaaaagtagCATCCACGAGGAGCAATTTCATAGGTCAAATGCCCATTTGAAGCCCGGTtgaaaaagtgcaaatgacccaaaaaagtgatctaaaattaaattttaaccGCTTTATAGGATCAAatctcttattacatatatataaaatatatatatacatatagtaataTCGATAAGTCTTTAGCAAATCCAATGTGAAAATTATCTGAACAATGCTGTAATGATAGTTGATACTCCCTTTACATAGAAAAAGAAAACGTAAGAAACACCTAGCGTGAATCGACATTACATTGGCAAAATATCCAGCAAGTAGAGTCTTCCGTCTAATAGCCTGTTTGatcaagcttctaaaatcagcttattttaaaaaatattttttttaaagtatttttcaaaaaagtacttttggcaaaaaacagtttgtgtttagccaattaatttaaaaagcacttttgagcaacaattagtgtttggtcaagcttttaaaaagtgcttctatttgtatttttctcaaaagtacttttaaaaaaagtgtttcagggcaaaaactattttttttagcttcggAAAAACTGCTTTTGCTACTCgacaaaagcacttattttctcccaaaaagtttggccaaacacctcatttttttttcaaataagcacttattgaaaaaataaatactttttttaaaaaataataacaaacaaagccataaaatatttaaatgaatGCCAAGAAAAGTCTGGAATAACGTTAAGAGCCGccacttcttttttaatttccctTCTGTTGCACTACGCCGCCCACCCCCACtaaaaatactactccctccgtctcattttaagtgttttagtttgatttggcataaaatttaaaaagtaaagagagacttttgaatcttgtggttttaaattaaaaatgtgtataatttttaaaatcctGTGGTCTTAAACTTGCATTGAGATTGAAAAACTTACTGAATATAGAAAGAGGgcactctttttgggacaaaccaaaaagaaaagtaagacacttaaattgagacggagggagtattctCTTCGTCCTAATttaaatgactttttttttctaattttaagAAGAACTAGAATTGATattttaatgagatgatttatagtatAGCTTATTTTAGctcataaatttttatttttatttttaaaatttgtgtcTAATAAGATATCTTCACATAAAATGGGACCTAGATAGTATTATTTTTTGTCCTAACTTATGCGGCACAATTCGAATATCAAAAGTTAAATGTCTTAATTTTAACCTTGAATTcgacataaaattttgaaaatttgaaaataaaatatttaaaaagtactgTAACTTACAgtaattaataattcaaaataaaaaaaagtcgTAGTAATTAGAACTcgtttgaagttggaaattagaAAGGTGTCAGGATGCAAAGAGATAATCTAATTCTAATTAAagtaaatactccctccatttatattacttgtccactttctcCTTTATACGCTCTttaaaaattcataaataaaaatatatttttactatattaccCTTATCTCTCTCAAATTAATTACACTCTAATCAATATctattatttttaagaaaataattaatgtcaagggtaaaataaaaaaaattaattaattatattttgattttttataaatgaataaatatttTCGAACGAATATTTATAATAACGTGGATAACTAATATGGAACTAAGGGATTAAGAAGCTAAGAGCCGCCACTTAATACACGTTACACGTTACTTTGTCAGCGCAATGTGCTGAATTAAATTCTGGATAAGCAGAGGACTATGAGATTCGCGCCTTTATTCAATATCTTATTTTGGTCAGAACCACTGATAGACAATTAGTAAGCGATGTCCCCGTCGCACTCCTTACCTATAAATACCTTTCACTTTGCCACTTTTTTCCCATCACTATTTACTACTACATCAAAATGAGGCTTTGTGAATTCACTATGCTCTCTTTactattttctcttcttttgctTTCTGCCTCGGCAGAGCAATGTGGTTCACAGGCCGGAGGCGCACTTTGCGCATCGGGACTCTGTTGTAGCAAATTTGGCTGGTGTGGTAACACCGATGCCTATTGTGGTCCGGGGAATTGCCAGAGTCAGTGTCCTTCTGGCCCCTCCCCAAGACCACCTACCCCTGGCCCCAGTGGGGACCTCGGCAGCGTCATCTCAAATTCCATGTTTGATCAGATGCTTAAGCATCGCAATGAAAAtgcgtgccaaggaaagaataaTTTCTACAGTTACGATGCCTTCATAAATGCTGCTAGGTCTTTTTCTGGTTTTGGCAGCACTGGTGATACTACTGCCCGTAAAAGGGAAATTGCTGCTTTCTTTGCTCAAACCTCCCATGAAACTACTGGTACGTCGatttgaatttgatgaattcaaCTTCTAGATTGGTCAATtacaatttcatatatttgttgaaattttactaataataatagaTTATGTACCTGTTGATATGTAGGAGGATGGCCTTCAGCACCTGATGGACCATACGCATGGGGTTACTGCTTCCTTAGAGAACAAGGTAGCCCGGGTGACTATTGTACACCAAGTGGACAATGGCCTTGTGCTCCTGGCAGGAAATATTTCGGACGAGGTCCCATCCAAATTTCACAGTAAGCATATTCGTATTCAATTCACCATATAATTGTAGTCATGACGCTAGAAAAATTCTTTATAGTGCAAATTTCTATTCACAAAAAATAAAGGGAGAAAACTGGTTCGAAGTATCAACTAAAACCACAAATCTTATATGACAAAAGGATTGCAAACATATACTTTCAATAAATTTcagatatatgtatgtataaatttAATTTCGATACACTAATTCTGTTATGTCACCTAAATTACATATCACTGACAAGTTAAAATGCACTTATAGCATAAAAATTCTTTACCCTGTTAGCTATGGATAAGTATAGCCATAATGTGGTATCCTAAGTTTTAACTgattaagagaaagagaaataAATCTATTATTGACCTACCTTAGACTTGATGAACCCGTAGCTGTCTAATCAAGTCTAAACTTTCAATTTGAATACAGCAACTACAACTATGGGCCATGTGGAAGAGCCATCGGAGTTGACCTCCTAAACAATCCTGATATAGTTGCTACAGACCCAGTCATCTCATTTAAGTCAGCTATCTGGTTCTGGATGACCCCTCAATCACCAAAGCCGTCTTGCCACGATGTCATCACCGGAAGATGGAACCCATCCGACGCTGACCGAGCAGCCAATCGCCTCCCTGGATTCGGTGTTATCACAAACATCATCAATGGTGGCTTAGAATGTGGTCGTGGCACTGACAGTAGGGTCCAGGATAGGATTGGATTTTACAGGAGGTATTGTGAAATTCTTGGAGTTAGTCCTGGTGACAATCTTGATTGCGGCAACCAGAGATCTTTTGGCAACGGACTCTTAGTCGATTCTATGTAATTTCATCATCTGTTTTGTTGTGTTCTCTTGCAATGCGGGGTCCAGCTATAAATAAAGTTACTTATGTGACTGTCTGAATTGTGATTGTAATTTGATGGGACCACGACTAGTCGTTTTCAATAATAAACAAAGACTTTGTCCACCATAGTGATATGTATTGTGGTGATCGGTGTTAATGAGCACTGTGGTACCTATATTTGTTCGGGACTAGATAAATAAATActctttccattttcttttacttcatttatctagtatacaaaaaataaatataatggtGACGGGGTTTAATGAGCATTATGGAACCTAATTCAATTCGGAACTACATAAATAAGTACTCCTGGGAGAAAGTTAGAAGAACATAAGAAGGAAGACGAATAGAGCAGGAGACGAGTTTATTAGAGAGCTTCTGGCTAACGGTTGCTATCTTTTTGGGCTACAGTTACAAAATGTATCAACTTTTAGAAGGTTTAACAGTTCTAAGCTCATTGTATCACAGATTGACCTTCTTCCAAAATCATTTTGGAGTAATAAGTTTCAGTGAAAAAGTGATGGGTTGTTCTTGATTTGCACGAGTAAAATAATCACTAGTATTTGATTTCCTTAACAAGAAAAATTTAAAGTAGACAAGCTTATTATCTTGGAAACTTCTACTTTTTCTGGTGCTAGTAGGAGCTTATGGATCACCTACCCACTCGGCTGTTAATTacaaattgtcacgacccaaccccgtaggccgtgactagtgcccgatctgggcacccaaacacatctaTCAACCgctatctcaaattatatcaaatgcATTCAAGTATATagcagaagccgacaaggctatgtttcaaatttagataattttcGGGGAAAAATTTCTACagtagtttcctttgttttacggactatccaaaataaccctacGCGCTTAAAAGTACCAACCGAAAGCGCCACGCAGGCCAttaacaatatacatatatacggaGCCGCAAGGCCGCACGTGGCGAGtggggaccgcccaaaacacatGTCACGCATACACGTCCGAACAAACTAGACACAACCCACATACGTATGCACGTACCCACCGGAACCAATCAGTACGCAATCATTTacggacagtggccccgccggCATTCCCcgaatagatatatatatttacaacgAGAAAAATCCGTaccaaagtgtaggctccgAACAAGCGAGAGCTCTAAAGCAAGAGAGTAAGTATATAAATCAAGGATCTTTCAAATCGGCGTTAGACTGCGGTACAtggcccccccgaagaaagtggggggTGACgcatttaatatgtaccgagcatgtaaagtaCGAGATACCAGTAAACAAAATCATGTCAAGCACGGAGAGCAGTAAAGTCAAGATAATGACCGAATACCAGTGTGCTTACATCCGAGATACAAATCATACAAACGAGGTACAAGAGAACAAACATAATAGCCGAATACCCCAAACGCTTACTCCGAACGTACAAATCATGATAACGCCGCCGCGTAtaatatccggcccataatgggactaaGTGTCATAAGGAGACATTTCTTTTCGAAAGAACCATTTCGTCTcatatatatacggaaaatcaaacatatcatatcacatcaccATGTCCtcacattatcatatcacatatacgcggccggaacccggcggttaatatcacaaatatataaatataccgcggccaggaacccagcggttaagaTCACAGATATaaaaatataccgcggccaggagcCCAGCGGTTAAGATCACAgacatataaatataccgcggccaggaacccagcggttaatatcacaattatataaatataccgcggccggaaCCCGGTTAagatcacatatatataaatataccgcgacCGGGAACCCACGGTTAATATCATTTGtgcaaattatggatgttcgaatagttttccaacaaaacataagaattataattcatttacattgaatgaatagtgcctaAAATCGACTTgatttctatgaacagaattgccccgaggctcaaatctcaacctatTGATGTCTAGGACAcgccaaaaaagaaaggaatagctttacatacgtTTGTCGTCCGTACTAATTCAATAATTTAAACTCGTCTCGATTGGCACTTCAACCTATAACAATGGTAGCATGTCCGTCAAATTGGTGGTTTCTAATAAACGATAACCCGTTCTTGTATAAAAACAAATGGCAAAGCACTTCCACTACTTGCATACATCCACAACTCACATACGAggtcaacaacatcaataacaagacACAACTCAAGGACATAACAAAATCAGCCCCATATGCACTACATACACCATTGCtatcattctttctctttacaTCCATGGagtacaacaaccacaacaacaaagtgATTAATACACCAATTCCTTATGTTTATCCAACCCCTTTTTCAATGTTAGACCTGCCATCATGAACAGCCTATACTCCAGcaaatatactacatatattgtACATAATCATAACTATAATCCCTGCATTTCGACTCAACAAGAGCAGCCACGAAAATAACAACAAACAACCCCCAAAATGTCActacaaaacagccacgaaattTATAACAAGCAGCcccaaaacagcca contains:
- the LOC132049855 gene encoding endochitinase 4, encoding MRLCEFTMLSLLFSLLLLSASAEQCGSQAGGALCASGLCCSKFGWCGNTDAYCGPGNCQSQCPSGPSPRPPTPGPSGDLGSVISNSMFDQMLKHRNENACQGKNNFYSYDAFINAARSFSGFGSTGDTTARKREIAAFFAQTSHETTGGWPSAPDGPYAWGYCFLREQGSPGDYCTPSGQWPCAPGRKYFGRGPIQISHNYNYGPCGRAIGVDLLNNPDIVATDPVISFKSAIWFWMTPQSPKPSCHDVITGRWNPSDADRAANRLPGFGVITNIINGGLECGRGTDSRVQDRIGFYRRYCEILGVSPGDNLDCGNQRSFGNGLLVDSM